The Aliiroseovarius pelagivivens DNA segment ACAGATAGTCCCCCTGCTGATGATACGGCCTAAGTGCCCTGAGAAACTCTACATGTTGATAGGGTACGCGTTGCTGGGCTGCGGCATGAATCTGATAGAGTCGATCGTTCTCGGCGACGCCCACGCCGTAGGAGCTCATCGTCTCAATCCCACCGATCCGTTTGTCAAACCAGTGATATCCAACCAAGAATTGCTCATCATGCCGCGGATACTCTTCCATGAACATAGAGAACATTCGGTCATGGTTTCCTAATAGGCAAATCCAGTTCCGACCGCGGTTAAGGCCTTCGAGGAGTAACGTAACTACCCCCTTGCTGTGCGCGCCGCGATCAACATAGTCACCCAAGAAGACAATACGCGCTTGTGGACCACCGTCTTTCTCAATCAGATCAAGCGTATGTTCAAGCATACCCAACTGACCATGCACGTCTCCGATCGCGTAGATTGGTTCGCTCAACTGATTGCTTCCTTATCGATCAATATGTTCAACTAGACCTCGTGAGCGGTAGCTAAAATATGGTCGCTTCGGTCGCGGCGCGCAGTTCGTCCTCGGTCACGCCATCGGCAGTCTCGACGATTTTCAATCCACCTTCGACCACATCCAGCACACCCAGATTGGTGATGATGCGGTCCACAACCGATTTGCCGGTCAGGGGCAGAGTGCATGCTTTCAGAACTTTCGAGTCGCCATGCTTGTTGGTGTGATCCATCACAACCACCACGCGGCCAACTCCGGCCACAAGGTCCATCGCGC contains these protein-coding regions:
- a CDS encoding metallophosphoesterase, with the protein product MSEPIYAIGDVHGQLGMLEHTLDLIEKDGGPQARIVFLGDYVDRGAHSKGVVTLLLEGLNRGRNWICLLGNHDRMFSMFMEEYPRHDEQFLVGYHWFDKRIGGIETMSSYGVGVAENDRLYQIHAAAQQRVPYQHVEFLRALRPYHQQGDYLFVHAGIRPGILLEEQTVDDLIWIRGDFLNDKRAHPWIVVHGHTPVDGDVAHYGNRINVDTGAGNGRKLSAVVLENGKSWILDDRGRTELNPSATLV